In the Arachis ipaensis cultivar K30076 chromosome B10, Araip1.1, whole genome shotgun sequence genome, one interval contains:
- the LOC107620342 gene encoding uncharacterized protein LOC107620342: MASQGSQALSICFASGRNSSQGLRRRTTCYCGERPVLATSSMAENPGRRFWGCVNYGIGEECGYFVWAESEQEPQVARLKRRITCLKGKVTTVERMLRIAVAVGLQQEMGGSFCNKATEHSG, encoded by the exons ATGGCTTCGCAGGGCTCCCAGGCGCTGAGTATTTGCTTTGCTTCAGGTCGAAACAGCAGCCAAGGTCTTCGACGGAGAACAACTTGTTACTGTGGGGAGAGGCCAGTGCTTGCGACTTCGTCAATGGCAGAAAATCCGGGACGGAGGTTCTGGGGCTGTGTTAACTATGGG ATTGGAGAAGAGTGTGGGTACTTTGTGTGGGCAGAGTCGGAGCAAGAGCCACAAGTTGCTCGATTGAAAAGAAGAATCACATGCTTGAAGGGTAAAGTGACAACAGTTGAGAGGATGTTGAGAATAGCAGTAGCAGTTGGTCTG CAACAAGAAATGGGAGGTTCTTTCTGCAATAAGGCTACAGAACATAGTGGCTAG